A window from Camelus dromedarius isolate mCamDro1 chromosome 9, mCamDro1.pat, whole genome shotgun sequence encodes these proteins:
- the DMRTC2 gene encoding doublesex- and mab-3-related transcription factor C2, with amino-acid sequence MEPNEMPAVHHCPSDSATEGETRAPQGMELIPRRAVSRSPTCARCRNHGVTAHLKGHKRLCLFQACECHKCVLILERRRVTAAQVALRRQQEAQLKKHLAEGLMRRGAAPPKVPSRVKKGVIRAGVHSGKENIAPQPQTSHRAVPLALTPPGKENFRGPLLLSRPTEALPLPWTPLPPGPWAPGHWLSPGLSMPTPVVCRLLCQEPAVPLHPFPGFDPGSALRLPTHGPFPACPGSRPILMAPLSGESQGPSTLPHTCSTLILQPCGTPDPLLLQPQAPGASRLAWTSAHSERQLQREAAEALVGLKDSPQAPRLTPSVPPNPAWISLLHPCGPSASAGGRGFQPVGPSLRPSPVPSVALHIGHLGSISLLS; translated from the exons ATGGAACCCAATGAAATGCCTGCTGTCCACCACTGCCCCTCAGACTCTGCCACAGAGGGTGAGACCAGAGCCCCCCAGGGCATGGAGCTGATCCCCAGGAGAGCTGTCAGTCGCTCTCCAACCTGCGCCCGCTGCCGCAACCATGGTGTTACTGCCCACCTCAAGGGCCACAAGCGCCTCTGCCTCTTTCAGGCTTGCGAGTGTCACAAGTGTGTCCTCATCTT GGAGCGCCGAAGGGTCACGGCTGCCCAGGTGGCCTTGCGTAGGCAGCAGGAGGCACAGCTAAAGAAGCACCTGGCTGAGGGACTAATGAGGAGAGGCGCAGCCCCTCCCAAAGTTCCCAGCCGAGTCAAGAAGGGAGTCATTCGAGCAGGGGTCCACT CTGGAAAGGAGAACATAGCACCCCAGCCTCAGACCTCCCATAGGGCAGTCCCACTGGCACTGACACCCCCTGGGAAG GAGAACTTCCGGGGGCCTCTGCTCCTCAGCCGTCCCACAGAAGCTTTGCCTTTGCCCTGGACTCCACTGCCTCCAGGCCCTTGGGCCCCTGGACACTGGCTATCTCCTGGCCTTTCCATGCCAACCCCAGTGGTGTGCCGCTTGCTATGCCAAGAACCTGCTGTCCCTCTGCATCCCTTCCCTG GTTTtgaccctggctctgccctccgGCTGCCCACTCATGGGCCCTTCCCAGCCTGCCCAGGATCTCGCCCAATACTGATGGCTCCTCTTTCTGGAGAATCCCAAGGGCCCTCTACCCTGCCCCACAC ATGCTCGACTCTGATACTGCAGCCCTGTGGCACCCCAGACCCTCTTCTGCTGCAGCCACAG GCCCCTGGAGCCTCTCGCCTGGCCTGGACCTCTGCCCACTCTGAGAGGCAGCTGCAGCGGGAGGCAGCTGAGGCTCTTGTGGGGCTGAAAGATTCACCTCAGGCTCCCCGCCTGACCCCTTCTGTTCCCCCCAACCCTGCCTGGATCTCCCTGCTCCATCCCTGTGGCCCCTCAG CTTCTGCTGGAGGAAGAGGATTCCAGCCTGTTGGCCCCTCTCTCCGACCCAGCCCAGTGCCCTCTGTGGCTCTGCATATTGGACATCTGGGGTCCATCTCCCTCCTAAGCTAG
- the RPS19 gene encoding small ribosomal subunit protein eS19, which translates to MPGVTVKDVNQQEFVRALAAFLKKSGKLKVPEWVDTVKLAKHKELAPYDENWFYTRAASTARHLYLRGGAGVGSMTKIYGGRQRNGVMPSHFSRGSKSVARRVLQALEGLKMVEKDQDGGRKLTPQGQRDLDRIAGQVAAANKKH; encoded by the exons ATGCCTGGAGTTACTGTAAAAGACGTGAACCAGCAGGAGTTCGTCAGAGCTCTGGCAGCCTTCCTCAAAAA GTCCGGGAAGCTTAAAGTCCCTGAATGGGTGGACACTGTCAAGCTGGCCAAGCATAAAGAGCTTGCTCCCTACGATGAGAACTGGTTTTACACACGAGCTG CTTCCACAGCACGGCACCTGTACCTCCGGGGCGGCGCTGGGGTCGGCTCCATGACCAAGATCTACGGGGGGCGTCAGAGAAACGGCGTCATGCCCAGCCACTTTAGCAGAGGCTCCAAGAGCGTGGCCCGCCGGGTCCTCCAAGCCCTGGAGGGACTGAAAATGGTGGAAAAGGACCAAGATGG GGGCCGCAAATTGACACCTCAGGGACAGAGAGATCTGGACAGAATCGCTGGACAG GTGGCAGCTGCCAACAAGAAGCATTAG
- the LYPD4 gene encoding ly6/PLAUR domain-containing protein 4: MGPQHLSPVQLLCLLGAISTLPRARALLCYEATASLFRAVSLHNWRWLLMRSAVCRLSEGCEETLVFIETGTRKGVVGFKGCSPASSYPAQVSYLVSPPGLSIASYSRICRKYLCNNLTNMDSFVKLEANTPKTLAFSSHGCPTCVGEHSKSCLPNFVNTEPCPRDATKCYSSTLKFQAGSLNTTFLLMGCTREHTRALADLHHIGSIRVTEVINILERVQPAGAEPSSRSPAWGILLGLLLAFRD; this comes from the exons ATGGGACCCCAGCATCTGAGCCCTGTGCagctgctctgtctcctagggGCCATCTCCACTCTGCCTC GGGCTCGAGCTCTTCTGTGCTATGAAGCAACAGCCTCACTCTTCAGAGCTGTTAGTCTCCATAACTGGAGGTGGCTTCTGATGAGGAGTGCGGTGTGTAGGCTGAGCGAGGGCTGTGAGGAGACGTTGGTGTTCATCGAGACAG GGACCAGAAAGGGAGTTGTGGGTTTTAAAGGCTGCAGCCCAGCCTCATCTTACCCCGCGCAAGTCTCCTATCTTGTTTCACCGCCCGGATTGTCCATTGCCTCCTACAGCCGCATCTGCCGGAAGTATCTCTGCAATAACCTCACCAACATGGATTCTTTTGTGAAACTTGAGGCCAATACCCCCAAGACTTTAGCATTTTCTTCCCATGGCTGCCCAACTTGTGTGGGCGAGCACTCTAAGAGTTGCCTCCCAAATTTTGTCAACACTGAGCCTTGCCCCAGGGACGCCACCAAGTGTTACAGTTCCACCTTAAAATTTCAGGCAG GTTCCCTCAATACCACCTTCCTCCTCATGGGCTGTACTCGTGAACATACCAGAGCTTTAGCAGATCTTCACCATATTGGGAGCATCAGAGTGACTGAGGTCATCAACATCTTAGAAAGGGTCCAGCCTGCTGGTGCGGAGCCCTCTAGTCGGAGTCCTGCTTGGGGCATCCTCTTAGGGCTCCTGCTTGCTTTCAGGGACTGA